In Podarcis muralis chromosome 7, rPodMur119.hap1.1, whole genome shotgun sequence, the genomic stretch ccgttctcaacctgaaacagttcttaacctgaagcaccactttagccaatggggcctcctgctgtcgttgcacaatttctgttctcatcctgaagtaaagttcttaacctgaggtactacttctgggttagtggagtctgtaacctgaagcgtttgtaacccaaggtaccactgtaaagagtttAAGAAGCAGGAAGGCTCCAGTTTTATAGTTGGCACCTAAAGGGAGGTCTTTGGCAGAGACCTCAgcattggcaaacccaagagtgAGAGAAGGTTCCTTTCAGGAAGTCACTAAATCATCTTTATGGATAAATGGCACTTCTGGAAAATCTAGAATCTAAAAAGCACACTCAGCAATGCCACCAGCCTTCCCCATCCATGTAACCCTTGTACtttccatatgttttggattacaatgcCCCTCAGCCCTTCCATCATGCAGGCTAGGGCTGGGTATTCTCAACTGGGCAAGATAGTTAAACCTGACCAAGTTCTTTAAGGTGCAATGAAAGAATCTGGCTTGACTATTGATACTTTAGGGGTTCATGACAACCAATAAAATAATGCAAGATTGCCAGTTTGCGTTCTGGGGATGCTGGTTACAAACATAGCAACTTGCCTTATGCTAAATTGGATCATAGGTCCAAACTAGTTTGTTATTCTCTCAGTTTGAcggacagtggctctccagggctttagCCAGGGAAATTTTTTCAGCCCTCCCTCAAAATATCAGGGGTGAAAGCTGAGACCTATATGCCCAAGCCAAACCCCTTTCCCTGGTTCTGCTGCTAGTAGAGAATCTGGCTGCTTATTACTGTCCCCCCTTGACCACAACCCTTAGATTTTGTGCAGCACCCCCTCCACCGGCACCTACCTGATAGCTAAAGTAGAAAAAGCCGCTCTGATGGGCAAATTGCCAGAAGCACTCTATGCTGCCTGCAGGGATGACAATGCCAAAGTTGTACTGGTCCGCCCCACGGAAAAGAGGCTGGTCGCTGGAACCACTCAGAGGTTCAGACTTGCGGGCTTGGGCAAGTTCCAGCCTCCCCACCAACAAGCCCACCATTGCAGCCACAGGTAACACTGCAAGCATCTTGCCACAGGGAAGGTAGCTGAGCTTGGCTGGAGGCAAGTGccagagctggagtccagcatgcTGGCAGCTGGTAATCATTAACTCCACCCTCATGCCCTGTGTTTGTGCAGCTTGCTGCTGAATCAACTCTTCATTCCTCAAGGAAGCAGTCAATGCCTTAAGGACACGCGGAGTGAGCTCAGTGGAAAGCAGTTCCTCCCCCTACCTGCTGCTTGCCAGACttcttggactgcaattcccaccagccctagtCTCAGATGGTTGTGCTGATGTAACCTGTAGTCCAAGAGATCTGGAGGCGAGGGGAGGCAGTGGTAAAGTGTTCCTTCAAGCACAAGCCTCTTGCAGCAGTTGAGCAGCAGAGCACTAGGCCCTGTACAGGTGAAGCAGCCGAGGGGCAGACAGAACATTGATTCCTCACCTTTCCTCCTAAGATCTCCAGGTGGCATACCTGGTTCCTCCAGCACCACCTTTTTCATAACCACCACCCTGTGACCAGGCTGACCCAGGGAGTTTTCCTGCTCAATGCTTTGAACCTGGCTGGAACCAGTTCCTCATAGCCTGACATTCTGGCTAATTCAACCACCACACTGCTACTCTTTGCTGCAGGTTTCCTGTTGGGGCATTTGGCTGGCCGCTTTGAAAAccaggtgctggactagatgggcccctatTTGACCAGATTATTCAGCTGCTGCAGGGTTCTTCTGATGCTTTTATgctaaaaggcaataggaaatggtcATATCTATTCTGTCTTAGATGAAGGCAGGTTACCCAACAGCAAAAAGCACAGAGCAATCAAATCTGCTATACTAGAGGGTAAGCAGGTCACACTTTCATTACTGCAACTCACACATACTGCATTTTAAGTCCCAAGACTGCAGTTTGATTTAAATAGTATCTCCTTTCCTACTAAAGCCCTTTGTTGGGAAGAACTGCCCTAACTAGTTTGCCCTTTTCTTTGCCCAGAGTATGGCTGCATTCCATTCCACCCACTTCAGCGCAAATCCTTCTTGTCTCCTTGTTACTCAAAAGTTCTCCCAAAGCACAAACTCTGCTTGCTTGTAGCAGCTGGTGCTTGAAGGACAAAGTGTGTATCGCAGGAGGAAGTTTTCCCAGCAGCTGAGATAAGAGAGGGGGGCACCTCTGGGATAAAATCTGCTCATGGAAAAAAAAGCTAACCACTTTCAAGATCTGTGTAGTTTTGGTAGTGAGGCAGAGGGAGAGCACAGCCACAACCCATTTTGCATGTGGTGTCTGGCTCCATCCACGCTACACAATCAACCGCTTCTTGGACTCACAGAAGCCAGCATGTCCTCCAACACATTTGAAGTTCAAGCAGTACCACCAGCTaaaaaaaggaacaggaaaaACAGTGGTGACGGGAACAGTCTGCCCCAATGGGAGAACAACTAGCAACACCTTTGTCCTGCCTCAGAACACATGGAATGCTAGTGCCAAACTAAATAGCATGGTGGAGATTCCTTTTACGTAACTATCATGGGAAGCAGCGCCTGTTAAAGGAACATGAAACacagaagttgggggggggggaatgcacttTGAAACAAGTTCTAATGAAATCCTTAGAAAATTGGAACACAAAAGATCAGAATTAGAAGTGTTATATATGGAGAAAATAGGCAAATCCATGCTCTTTGTGAGTCAAAAATTATATGAACATGGTAATAAACATTCCAAATGCTAGCCAGTGCTCTCAAAAGTAagcaatttatttaaataattactTTAAATATGACTAAAATCAGATTAGCAATATGTTTATGGAGTTTTATAAAGAGCTATATAACCCAAATAACCCTTTACCTGAAAAAAATAAGTGAGATGTGGTATCAAACCTTTAATAAAGAAAGCACAACAAAAGATAACATTCTGCAGAAGAAATTGATCAAGctatttaaaaaactgaaatacTGTATAAGAGCCCTTGACCCTATGGGCTTGGCAACACATTTTTTTAGAAATACAGAGACCAACTCACACTTTATTTTTGTCAACTTTATCCATCTGGCAAGAGCAATCAGGCACTGATCCAGAATAACTGTCCTTTTAAAGCCAGGCAGAGTTAAAAGCACAGGTGTGCTCATACAGGCCAATTACCTTATTGAATCAGGATCAGATTATATTCTTCTCAATTTTAGTTGCACATTTAAATCTAATAATTAGGAATTTAATCCATACAGATGAAACATACTCCTTGGGCATATCTTGGATCCCATAAGAAGACTGTTCGTTGAACATGATTCACAATTCCTCACCAAACCATTCACACTTTATATTTGTCAACTTTATCCATCTGACAGGAGCAATCAGGCACTGATCCAGAATAACTGTTCTTCTAAAGCCAGGCAGAGATAAAGCACAGGTGTACTCATACAGGCCAATTACCTTATTGAATCAGGACCTGGATTTTCTTCCTGGATTTATGTTCCTTAGATATTTACAAAGCCTTTGATGGTCTGGAATGGTGTTATCTCTTAACATTTTGCAGACATGCCAGCTAGGCAATCACCTTATTACAGCAGTAGCTAAACTCTATTCAAATAATTCAGCTACTCTAAGAATAACATGGACTCCTCAGCAATTGCAATCTGGAGGGGGACAAAACAAGGTTGTCCCTTGTCACCACTGCTCCTCGCCTTCTCTTTTGAACCATTCGCTACTATCTTACGTCTTAATCCAAATGTAAAAGGATATTCAAGAGAGGGCGAAGAGCATCTGTTGACAATGTACGTAGATGATATTGTTGTGATCTTGAAAAGCCCTAAGGGGTCAGCCTGTGCATTAAAGGAATAATTAACATCTTTTTCTAAAGTGGCAGGCTTAAAAGTAAACATTGGAAAATCAATGATGTTTTTCAGTCTTCCACCGATTCAAATACACACTTGTCATATTCTTAATACACCTATGTGCTGCTCTGCATCTGAGACTCGGGTGTGCCAATTCTAAAAAACATGAACCATGAATCTAAACTGAATTAtcccattattttaaaaatgaacatggactttaaaaaatggaacaaatTTAACCTTTCCATTTTAGGCTCTATTGCAGCAGTACATATCATGTTAATTCCCCGTTTTCTGTCCCTCTTTCAGGTCCTCCTTACTTTTCTCCAACGTCCAAATGGCAAactaaaattgtttcatatttcaAGATAAGTCTTCAAGGTTGCCCAtgaaatcttattttcttttctttttttaaatcaaagtTGTTGGGGTTTACCAAACCTCTCGGTATACCATGATGCGTTCCAATTGAGACAGCAGACTTTTATGATTATGAAGGATGGTAAGAAATGGATCAATTTGGAAGAAAAACAAATAGCCCTGGGTCTGCTATGTGCTTTATCTTTCAAAAACCTTAAAATTATCGCTCAAATGAATAACCCATATTTACAAACTAAATTGAGGATATGGAAAAAATGGAAGTTGACTCTCCCCAGGTTGTTCACCACTCACTTCTCTGCAGACATATGCCAGTCTGAAAGATGATACTTTAAAAGCTAAAATAAAGAAAAGGGTAAAATTGGGTTATTTCAGACACTGATTTTTTTTACAGGAGTAAGACCAGTAACTTTAAATGTACCAAAAATGGGAATTAACTTTAAAGAGGCTTCAAATTCTACAAATTAAACATTTACTAAAGGATCTGATAGTTAAATTACACGCAACTAATTTTGAATGATCCAAGGTGCCACTAGGTAATGGAGGTAAGGAAATAGTATCAAAATTTTATGGTTACTTAAAACAGGACTAATTTGGGGACTTGTCTAGCCTAAAATCAATATGGGAATATGATGTAAAAGTAACAATGGAAGACTCAATTTGGAAAGGCATATGCATGAAGAAACCCTTTAAGTCGGTGTCTGCAAATATTAAAGAACTTTCACTCAAAATCTTCCACAGATGGTATAGGACTCCATCCCAACATCACATCAACTATAAGCCCCTTATGTTGGCGTAGATGTGACACTAAGGGGACAAATATACATTTATGGTGGACTTGTTTTTGAATACAAGTTGTTTGGTCCCTGGTTCACATAGAACTAACagcactaataaagaaaacaacTGAATTCACTCCATAGCTTTTTATTTTAACAATGTTCCAAGGTACAAATAAAAAAGTACTATCTAAAGAACTCATCACTTTACCAACTGTAGCAAGGCGGTGTATTGTCCAACACTGGAAATATTTTGTGGCATAAAAACATGTACAACActgcaatttcagcaaaaattacaTTTAGTTTTCAATTAATTCAAGTTGAGGCATAACCTATGGGTTTTGGTGCAGTGTGGTGGGATTTTATATAGTATGTTATTAATACTAATTGAAGTAACTTGATTCCACAAGTAAATATGAATGTTTGCCTATCGTGAGACTATAAGATGTTGTCATCCTGTTTGTGGATAGAATATATCTTATTCTACGTCTTTTTACTTTAACCTTATAGCATTTGTACTCCAGATGATTATGGCATAATAACAGTTTATTAATATCACAGCAGACCTACAGTGAAAAATAACatttataagaaaataaaaaattgaaatgaCGTATTTTTTATACTGTAAAACGTGCACTTTCCATACCAATTGTTTACACAAGGTTGAATCTGTATTTTCAGTACTGaaaactaaaagaaagaaaaaataaaaaatggagggagggggagagcctATGTCAGAAAGCAGAGGGAGAAGCCTCCAGTGATGATAAGAGATTGTGGCCATCAGCCTGCTGGCCCAATGCAATACACTGCAAAAGTACCTCTGGCCCACCCTGTGTCCACATAGCGTTGGAGCTCAGGCACTTGCCCCCAGGTTCACAAGAGCCCCAGATTCTTCATCGTCCGCCATCGGTCCTTGATCGCCACAGGAGTGCGGTTCTTAAAGGGGAATGCCTGGGAAATGGCTTTCCACCTCCCTTCCCCAAACTTCTTCACGCCTTCCTTAATCCACTGAGACTCTTCTGAAGTCCAGATCTAGAAAGAAGAGGGCATAGGCTCTCATGAGCAACCATCAAGTGCTGCAAAACTTGCCCCTTGTCCCCATGACAGAACAACAGATACCCCACCCTCTGGAGATGGTTCCATGGCTGTTGCTAACAGAGGATTGCCACTGACATGGGATGTAGCTCAGTAACTCACAGCAGGCAAATATCCAGCCCATATTTCAAGACATTAaacccaacttggtggaacacttAGTCCTCCTTCTGCAATATGtgggtaataaaaataaaattcagccaCCTTACAGTGTGGTTGAAGAGGCCATCAAAGATAGCAGATATCATGTGCTGAGATTGCCCAGGCTTCTTTGAAACACCTGGGTATCCAAGACCCttgattatttaattaattaggaGAGGCCCCTTAGTCCAGTGGTTgaacatgcagaagatcccagcttCAAACctgtgacatctccaggtagagccacGAAAGAGACACCGGGCCTGAAACCCTGTAgcacagacaatactgagctagatggaccaggattcagcataaggcagcttcctatgttcccattaaTGGGGATTTCATCAGTTCTTTCATTTGGGAGAGGGGTCCTCATCAACTGGCCTCCATTTAGAGGGGTCTTGTCAAGGCAGGCCTATTTCTCCCCACTGGAGTGCTCAGCTCCAGACTGGGTGTAGGCTTGGTTACCTTCTTTTTCGAACCAAAGAGGGAAgtgttgatgctgctgctgccttcttcCTTTGATTCTGAAACACAAATTCATTTACAAACTTTATGGAATGGATGGAACCACTCGGTAAGCTGGTTATTGCTACTGGCTCAGCAGTTGGGAGGTTTTACCACTACTGCACCTCATCAGAAATCCAGGGTAGTGGTCAAATTCCACCCAGCCCTTGGCATGATGTGTAGAGTCAACTACTGATGGAActatgttagggttgccataaatCCAGGGcatcccagacatgtcctcttttggggggccaacAGGCCCAATTCAGGGGgggttttacattttaaaggacatGTCTGGGGTTGTAGGGAGgggttatttattcatttattgcttGGCCAACTCTACACACCACTGCCGCCGCCAGCCCAAGCTGGGAAAAGAAGAATGTGGGTGCACTTCCTTCCCTGGCTCAAGCTGTCCTCTTTTATGCTCTTCAAGATCTGGCAACCCTAAACTATGTGGCAAACAGTCATCCATGTTCACTCACAGTTGCCATCTCATTTTAGCACAGTTCACAAAATGGATCACTTTGTTTTGCAAGATGTTTACCAGGTTTTGAGAGTTTTGCCTTTAGCTAGTCTGGGCATTGCCTAAGCAAGCCTCCTGAAGGACCGCAGTTAACAGTTCTCTTTGCTTGCCATGCTGGCAATGTTTTTCCCCATATCATTGTGATGTCACTGGGTAATGCAATGTGAGAAGCCATCAAAACTGCACAGGTGCTTTAATTAGAAGAGTGCATGGAGCTACAATTGAGCATCATGCAGAGCAAGaagccagtgctgctgctgtgcacTTGCGAGTAGGCAGtccaaatattttacttttctGATCCAAGAGCTGTGCCCCCAAATCCTTACTGTGTAGAGGATACTAGCTGCTTCACCAGGCTCCAATTAACTTCTCAATTCTATGGAGCAGACAATGGGAACTCAAAGCTCCTGGCCTGACATTCAGACACTCACAGAGGAGAGCCTCAGCTGCTTGGCAGCTTTGCTATTTTGAGAGTAGCTTCGCTATATTTCTGCAATAGCATCTTTGCAGCAAAGAACCCTTGATCATGCCGAGCACCCAAAACCAAGCAGACAGATTCAAACATTTGCTGCTTACCAAAAAGTTCATCCTCATCACTCCAGACCTCCTTTTCTTCATCCTGATTTAAACAAATTAGTCTCCTCTTTGCTAATCTGAATGGAACAGAGAAACACAAGTAAGGAAAGACCTACCCCACAAGGAGATGAGACGGGACTGAGCTGCATCAATTAATGTCACACACAACCAGGATTATGGAGATGCTGGGTTAAGTATCAGACAAGGAGCGAGGTTAATTTGTCCCAGCAAACACACCACTGCAGAGACCTATGGCAGCTTAAATATGAGCAAATAGCTGGTGGCAGAAACACAAACCCTTATCCTTGGTACAGACGGaagggggggggcgagagaaatAACATTTTCTACCTTCTGTCTGGCAACTGAAGCTAACATTCCAGGCATCTGACAAAGCAGAGTCCGGCACAGGTGTttctgccacaataaatctgtttagCAATCTTTAATGGGGCCAGAGACCGTATTGTCAATTCTGCTATCTTTGCAATCTGAGTAATAAAAATTAAGACAAGGTATGTGAACCAGATTCTCTTGCCAGCTGCTTCTACTAGCTGGGGGAGAAGATGCACAGCGATGCAACCCTACCACTGCAAACCACCTTTGCCTTCCTTGGAGCTTCTGGGCTGAGGCCTAAGGCCTTCTAATGGATTCCTTGCAAAGGTGAAAGTTGCACCAAATGCCTCATGCTATGCCGGTTCCCCAGCAGACCCCACAGCAGTCATGGCCTCTTACCTGGGACATCGGGAGGTATTATCAGGCTGGGTGGGTATTTGGGGCTGTGCAGGCCGGACAACCAAAGTTGCCACAGGCCTCTTGGATGGAACTCGGGAGGAAGTTGGGGGGTTCCAGCTCTCTGACCCCATAACCAGTGTGCTTATGGACACTGAGCGTTCACTGGGGTGCGGCCTGGAGGCATCACGGTTCTTCTCCGTTTGGCACTTGGCTGCGTGGAAATCAGAAGCCAAACATGGCTTGGGGAAAGTCCAGTCCAACTTGTCCAGTTTTGAAAACTCTTCACCTGCATCTGGGGAATTGGAGAGGATCTTGAAAGCATCCCTCAGAGTAGAAAACCCATACGAGCCCATCCTCTTAGGCGAGCATCTGCAAAATAAAGAAACATCAGAAGGTTGCTCCACAAGTTTTGCTGATTTATGTTGCTGACCTCACCCCCAAGACCTTGCTCCCCTGGCATCAGGTGCAATTTGAGTCTGAGTGCTGAGAGCCAGAAGTTGTATGGCAAAACAGCTGCCCAGCAGGGCAAAGGGAGTCAAAACTGTAAGAGGCCATAGGCTGCTAACCTGTCAGAGTCACTGGAAACTGCTGAGACAGTGGCAACAGCAACCACAGCAGGCTCTGCAGCTCCACTGGTTTCTTCTTCTGGCTTTGAAGCTGCCTGGCACTCATCAACCACTTTGGCAAGCTCCAAAACAGCTCCCTTTGCCTCCATCAAAGGCCTTGCAACTGTCTCACGGCCTCCCTCCAGAGACTTTGGCTGTTCTTCCACTGTATTTCTAGGCCCTGCCTCAGGCCGGGGCTCTTCCAAAGTCTCATCAGATCTTCCTACAGATTCAGGTTTATCTGCTGCCGCCACCTCTGAGGTTTCTTTCACCATTTCCTCCTTGCTGGCCATTTCCAAAGGATTGAGCCTGGTCTCTATCTGATCATCTGAATCCCTTTTTGCCATCTTAAACAGAGAATGTGAACACAGTTACTAGAGAACACTTCTcaactttattttcttttttctagttATATACAGCAGCcattcccaagctggtgccctgaAGATGCTTTACCTACAATTCCCct encodes the following:
- the TERF2 gene encoding telomeric repeat-binding factor 2 produces the protein MARGRGKMAGGGRGESLAASPEGAAEAREKALEEAVNRWAILFYAHRALQAFRAGRSQDFRQLRDVIYAVLARPLVLEKRIGIQLRIIQLLSRIEEDWTIDTKTKLTPLEYALVLLDKMKNELDIDIDIIEEIRTKIKEAAVITCLKNKEYEQASKILRKHMSKDPSSQKMRSMFQSIIREKNFAHPAIWNFSYKAFQQRILLYLESCLSDSEPFLLEMAKRDSDDQIETRLNPLEMASKEEMVKETSEVAAADKPESVGRSDETLEEPRPEAGPRNTVEEQPKSLEGGRETVARPLMEAKGAVLELAKVVDECQAASKPEEETSGAAEPAVVAVATVSAVSSDSDRCSPKRMGSYGFSTLRDAFKILSNSPDAGEEFSKLDKLDWTFPKPCLASDFHAAKCQTEKNRDASRPHPSERSVSISTLVMGSESWNPPTSSRVPSKRPVATLVVRPAQPQIPTQPDNTSRCPRLAKRRLICLNQDEEKEVWSDEDELFESKEEGSSSINTSLFGSKKKIWTSEESQWIKEGVKKFGEGRWKAISQAFPFKNRTPVAIKDRWRTMKNLGLL